From a single Arachis hypogaea cultivar Tifrunner chromosome 3, arahy.Tifrunner.gnm2.J5K5, whole genome shotgun sequence genomic region:
- the LOC114924974 gene encoding protein FAR1-RELATED SEQUENCE 5-like, whose amino-acid sequence MGTAPQCIITDQCRSMYRAIKNTLPDTRHRWCIWHIMNKLPSKLGGYRQYGALYADLNDIVWNSRTEESFEDNWADFIDEYNLHNNTWLSDLYDDRRMWIPIYFKGEFWAAMRNTQRSESMHAFYGGYLHSKTSLVQFVHEYDNVLGFKEQRELEDDAADSRGVIPCATTSPMEKQFQQEYTTSIFRDVQIEFVKKANCSI is encoded by the exons ATGGGAACTGCTCCACAGTGTATCATAACCGATCAATGTCGATCCATGTATCGTGCGATCAAAAATACTTTACCCGACACACGCCACAGGTGGTGCATCTGGCATATTATGAATAAGTTACCTTCCAAGCTTGGGGGTTACCGTCAGTACGGAGCTTTGTATGCTGACCTAAACgacattgtgtggaactctcggaCCGAGGAGTCATTTGAAGATAACTGGGCTGATTTTATAGATGAGTACAACTTACATAACAACACGTGGCTGTCAG ATCTGTATGATGACCGACGTATGTGGATCCCAATATACTTCAAGGGTGAATTTTGGGCAGCAATGCGGAATACTCAAAGGAGTGAGAGCATGCACGCATTCTACGGTGGATACTTACACAGTAAAACTAGCTTGGTTCAATTTGTTCATGAATATGACAATGTTCTTGGATTTAAGGAGCAGAGGGAACTGGAGGATGATGCTGCAGACTCGAGGGGGGTTATCCCTTGTGCAACCACCTCGCCTATGGAGAAACAATTTCAGCAAGAGTATACCACGAGCATTTTTAGGGATGTTCAAATTGAGTTTGTGAAGAAGGCTAACTGCAGCATTTAA